The genomic stretch GCATGAAGCCGAGGCGGTACGTAAGTCGGCTGAATTCTTCAGACGAAGTATTACGATCCCTCAGTCTTGTCAGGATGCTTCTTGCAACGGGATGCTCAAATTCAATGGTTTCCATTATTATCTCCAGTATTATGTTCTGTGTTACGAACAGAAGAAAACATAAACATCCGGAGACTGTTTTGCCAGTTGCTACGGGCTGAAGGGAGCCAGCTTTGGAATTATTGAGAAAACTCAGTGAAAGAGGTTTGATTTACCAGATGACAGCTGAAGAGAAGCTCGCGAAGCTTCTTGATGGCCCCTCACTGACTTTCTATATAGGCTTTGACGCGACAGCACGCAGCCTCCATCTTGGACACCTGGTCCCCATTATGATTGCCCGGCACCTTCAGAATGAAGGTCATAAACCGATTATAGTTGTCGGAGGAGGAACCGCGCTTGTAGGTGATCCTTCGTGCAGAAGCGCCGAGCGTTCCTTTGAATCCAGGGAAACGGTTTCCGACTGGGCTGACTCAATCTCCTCGCAGCTGGAGCACTTCATTGATTTTAAGTCACAGGAAAACGGAGCTTTGCTTCTTGACAATTACAGCTGGCTTTCAAAGCTGAGTTATCTTGATTTCCTCAGGAATGTCGGACGCCATTTCAGCGTAAACAGGATGCTGACATCCGAGTCCGTGAAACTCAGGCTTGAAACAGGTATTTCCTTCCTTGAGTTCAGCTACAGCCTTCTTCAGGCTTACGATTTCGTTCACCTTTACCGTGAATATGGCTGCGTTCTCCAGGTGGGTGGTTCCGATCAGTGGGGAAACATCGTATCCGGTATCGATCTCCTGAGACGTTCGGAAGGAGCGGAGACGTGGGGCTTCACCTGTCCGCTTGTTACGACCGCCTGCGGCGAGAAAATGAGCAAATCCCAGGCAGGCGGCGCTATCTGGCTTGATCCATCGATGACCAGCCCATACGATTACTACCAGTTCTGG from Candidatus Aegiribacteria sp. encodes the following:
- the tyrS gene encoding tyrosine--tRNA ligase, whose protein sequence is MELLRKLSERGLIYQMTAEEKLAKLLDGPSLTFYIGFDATARSLHLGHLVPIMIARHLQNEGHKPIIVVGGGTALVGDPSCRSAERSFESRETVSDWADSISSQLEHFIDFKSQENGALLLDNYSWLSKLSYLDFLRNVGRHFSVNRMLTSESVKLRLETGISFLEFSYSLLQAYDFVHLYREYGCVLQVGGSDQWGNIVSGIDLLRRSEGAETWGFTCPLVTTACGEKMSKSQAGGAIWLDPSMTSPYDYYQFWINVDDKDAIYFIKLYTFIPMDEIKKLSLLEGAEIRLAKERLAFEATVLTHGREEALRAEKASRALFSGNGDQEDAPSIEIPVERLRNGISCLDLFVETGLCSSRSDVRRLSKQGGLYIEDRRISDPIDNLVPEDTPECILLRAGKKRYCRIIFK